From Lagenorhynchus albirostris chromosome 15, mLagAlb1.1, whole genome shotgun sequence, one genomic window encodes:
- the METTL9 gene encoding protein-L-histidine N-pros-methyltransferase isoform X3 encodes MIGPNPLSRTTFISSENHTEKPWYACNREKLCESLQAVFVQSYLDQGTQIFLNNSIEKSGWLFIQLYHSFVSSVFSLFMSRTSINGLLGRGSMFVFSPDQFQRLLKINPDWKTHRLLDLGAGDGEVTKIMSPHFEEIYATELSETMIWQLQKKKYRVLGINEWQNTGFQYDVISCLNLLDRCDQPLTLLKDIRSVLEPTRGRVILALVLPFHPYVENVGGKWDKPSEILEIKGQNWEEQVNSLPEVFRKAGFVIEAFTRLPYLCEGDMYNDYYVLDDAVFVLKPV; translated from the exons tggtaTGCGTGCAACAGAGAGAAATTATGTGAATCACTCCAGGCTGTCTTTGTTCAGAGTTACCTCGATCAAGGAACACAGATCTTCTTAAACAACAGCATTGAGAAATCGGGCTGGCTGTTTATCCAATTATATCACTCTTTTGTGTCATCTGTTTTTAGCCTGTTTATGTCTAGAACATCTATCAATGG gttGCTAGGAAGAGGCTCAATGTTTGTCTTTTCACCAGATCAGTTTCAGAGACTGCTTAAAATTAATCCAGACTGGAAAACGCATAGACTTCTTGATTTAGGTGCTGGAGATGGAGAAGTCACAAAAATCATGAGCCCTCATTTTGAAGAAATTTACGCCACTGAGCTGTCTGAAACTATGATATGGCAGcttcagaagaagaaatacaG AGTACTTGGTATAAATGAATGGCAGAATACAGGGTTCCAGTATGATGTCATCAGCTGCTTGAATTTGCTGGACCGCTGTGATCAGCCCCTGACTTTGTTAAAAGATATCAGAAGTGTCTTGGAGCCAACTAGAGGCAGGGTCATCCTTGCTCTGGTCTTACCTTTTCATCCCTATGTGGAAAACG taGGTGGCAAGTGGGATAAACCATCAGAAATTTTGGAAATCAAGGGACAGAATTGGGAAGAACAAGTGAATAGTCTGCCTGAAGTTTTCAGAAAAGCTGGTTTTGTTATCGAAGCTTTCACTAGACTGCCATACCTGTGTGAAGGTGACATGTATAATGACTACTACGTTCTGGATGACGCTGTCTTTGTTCTCAAACCAGTATAA
- the IGSF6 gene encoding immunoglobulin superfamily member 6 — protein sequence METVNRGKIILGLELNLILFHVGAASNCTVSVVQPPSLEVDYTQKAVTMQCSFSTAGCPAERPTSLWFRYGALQPENLCLDGCRDETDKFTLVNLAPNQVALTVNRLAFNDSAIYICGIAFPSSKEPRAKRTGGGTVLVVRDRKALSKELQSLLTALLSLLSIYVTGVFVYFIVLTKSKSNTLRKKETEDSQKKKSARRIFQEIAQELYTKRHMETNQQPEKDNTYENGRAPSNYERP from the exons ATGGAGACTGTGAACAGAGGCAAAATCATTCTCGGTCTGGAACTCAATCTGATTCTATTTCATGTCG GTGCCGCGAGCAACTGTACCGTCTCGGTGGTTCAACCACCTTCCCTTGAAGTGGACTACACTCAAAAGGCTGTGACCATGCAGTGCTCTTTCTCCACCGCGGGGTGCCCTGCAGAGCGACCGACAAGCCTGTGGTTTCGCTATGGCGCTCTCCAGCCCGAGAACCTGTGCTTGGATGGATGCAGAGATGAGACAGACAAATTCACACTTGTGAATCTGGCACCAAACCAAGTTGCCCTCACTGTAAACAGGCTGGCTTTCAATGACAGCGCAATCTACATCTGTGGAATAGCCTTTCCCAGTTCAAAGGAACCGAGAGCTAAGCGGACGGGAGGAGGGACTGTGCTGGTGGTAAGAG ACAGGAAGGCTCTCAGCAAGGAATTGCAGAGTCTCCTGACGGCCCTCTTATCACTGCTGTCTATCTACGTCACTGGTGTATTCGTGTACTTCATCGTCCTCACCAAA TCAAAATCTAACactctaagaaagaaagaaacagaagattcaCAAAAG AAAAAGAGTGCTCGGCGTATTTTTCAGGAAATTGCTCAAGAACTATATACGAAGAGACACATGGAAACAAACCAACAacct GAGAAAGACAACACTTATGAAAATGGAAGAGCACCTTCTAACTATGAAAGACCATAG